The genomic region AGCCCACGATTAACTATGTCCCTGCGAGCGCGCGGAGTGCGAAGGAAGACCGGCCGATTTGACTTCGCCCATCTAGGCGCCTACGCTTTTGCTTCTGCCTCGTATAGACGCTAACGGCATGGGGTCTTCATGTCGAATCGCTATACCGCGCCGATCTCTATTCTTTTCGTGGATCCTGACATCGAAGGTCGCGCCTACTGGTTGCGCCGGCTCGCGACTTCTTCTCCTGACTACTTTGTCCGTACGGTCGAAGATGGGCACACGGCGCTCAAGCTGTGCAAATTCCGGAAGTTCGATTGTGTCGTGCTTGAGTTGGTATTGCCCGACATCTCAGGCTTCGAGGTCCTTATCAATCTTTGCCCCCCCTGGCATCGAAACCCGCGGTCGCGGTGGTCATTTTGACCAAACTCGTCTTTGTGACGTTGCGCCCGCTGGCTACATCGAACGGTGCGCAAGCCTATCTCACACGTGGGGCGATCAATTGGATCTGGCGATTCGGAAGGCCATGGCTACAGTGGGGCCGAAAGAAAAGCGAACCCAACTATTCGACGAAAACTGAGGGGCCATCAATAGAGGTAGGTCGTCACCAGGCGGCGTGGCAATGCTCAACGAGCCATCAGAGTTTGGGCAAGGGCCTAAGGTGTGCATCCTTGCCGTTATCCTATTGGTAGCTCTGATCGCATCCTACGTGTGGCTCCAAGCGTTCGGTTCGGCCCAAAGAAATCCACCGCGTGGTCCTGTCGTGCCCATCTCATTGCGCTGATCGGCCACCGCGGTACTCTCAGTACGCAGTCTGGAGGATTTCCCAGTGGTACAGCTGTCCAGTCCTGAGTATTATAAAGTTACTTTAGTTGTTCCGACGAGCACGTTACACCCACGCGCAACGGAAACGGTGCGACGGTGTAGCAAGCACGTTGCAACACTTGGGAAATGGGGAGCTCACTTTCGAAAGGAAGTGGGCTCTTTATTCATGTCTTGTTGCTGAGATGCCAAGGATTGTCCCCTCCGTGATGGCCGGACGTCAGAAAATGTTGGCCGGAGAACTGTACTATCCCATGGACGAGGAGTTGATTCGCGCACGAGAGCGGGCACGCCATCTCTGCCAGACGTTGAATACGAGCTTGGGCTCAATCAATGGGCAGCAACGGAGTACTCTCATTGGTGACCCGTGATGTTCCCGAGAGCGTGTTCGCAGCCGGCAACCCATGCCGGGTCATCCGTGCGATTACTCAATAAGCGTCATCGTTGGTGCCAAGGAGTAAGCAATCGACATGCAGCCCACCATCAACTACCCCAAGAACTGCGGCCATCAAGCCTGTCGCTGCCTCGCACGGGAACACAGTTCCTATTGCAGTGAGGCGTGTGAACAGGCCTTGGCTGCGCCCCCGGGAGCTCGGTGCTCCTGCGTGCATACGGAATGCACCGATAGATCTTCATGACGGGTCTATTTGACATTGCCAATTTGAAAGTCTAGGCTTTCGCCGAGACTCTAGCCAGCTGCCGACGGCTTGGCCAGACCGCCGACACCTGAGAAAGGCGGTGAAACCATGTCGGACCTTCAACTGACTCCCATTTCCATTCTATTTGTCGATCCCGACATTGAAGATCGTGCGTATTGGGTGCGCCGTCTCGAACTGGCCTCGCCGGAGTATGTCATCACGACCGTTGAGGAAGGACGGACGGCCATCGAGATGTGCCGGTCCAGACGGTTTGATTGTGTTGTCTTGGAATTGAAGCTACCCGATATCTCGGGCTTCGAAGTTCTGACTCATCTCTGCCCAGTGGCGTCGCAACCTGACGTGGCCGTCGTCATTCTGACCAAGCTGCTATTTACGACTCTCTCTGCCGCCGCCAGGACTAATGGGGCGCAAAGCTACCTCATCAAACCTCAGACCTCTGGTGATCAGTTGGACACTGCCATCCAGAAGGCCGTTGCGAGGGTGGGGCCGACGAGCAAGCGGCTTCCCACACAAGCTATGCTGAACGATCGCGAGTCTCTGCGGGGAGGCGCTGAGAGTGAGACGATCGATGGGTAGTCGATAGCAATCTGACGCGCGGACTTGGGCAAGCCAGACTCCTTCGCCCCGAACATCGTGCGGACTCCGGCCGGAATTTCAGCTGAGGCAGGGCCTGAACAGCAGACGAGGGAAGATTTCTGACGAGATGGTGGAATAAGCGACCCGGGTCTACCGAAGAAGTACAAGGAGCGGGCGAAGCGCAAGTGGTGTCAAACAGATTAAGGGATACTCTTCTTGTCGTAGGGGTGCTGATTGGCGTGCTCGTCGCGCCGTGGCTCATTGGTTACGGAAAGGCGCAGAAGACGATTCTTGGAGCGGTGCCTGATTACCTGGCAAGGTGTGTCCCAAACTGGAGCGTCATCAGTTGGTATCGGGACCAGGAACTGTTTATTCCTGTGGATGAGTTTGAACGCTATCTCGAGAAAGGATGCGGAGGAGCTGAACGACTACGCTATCCACCGGGACAATACATTTCCAATAGCCTGGTCGTGTTTCTCCAACACCATCTTGATCGCTGGTACTTCATGGGATACCAAACTGGAGAGGATCATGCCCTTAAAGGCATTCTGCCCGCATGGAATCGAGTTGTTAACACTTCGGACATGACCGGAAAAGTCCTTGTCTCGATCCTGGCTCTCGTGGTGGCTGGCGGTTGCGCACTCGGATTCTACATTTTGAGACGTGTGATATAACGCTCGCCTTCAGCCTCATTCCCATCTTAGCTTTGGCCGCCTCTGCTCTGATTGAGCAGCTTCCGTTCCTAGCCCTCTTGATGGGCCTTCTTATAGGCCTTGCTTCCATCCTTCAAAAACTTGACGGCTTTCTTGGGACCACCGCGATACCCTTAATCTTGAACTTCTTGTTTCGCTGTTTATTGTAGGAGACAAAAAACTCCTCAACCTGATCGAGAAGA from Nitrospira japonica harbors:
- a CDS encoding response regulator, whose product is MSNRYTAPISILFVDPDIEGRAYWLRRLATSSPDYFVRTVEDGHTALKLCKFRKFDCVVLELVLPDISGFEVLINLCPPWHRNPRSRWSF
- a CDS encoding maltose acetyltransferase domain-containing protein, translated to MDEELIRARERARHLCQTLNTSLGSINGQQRSTLIGDP
- a CDS encoding response regulator, which encodes MSDLQLTPISILFVDPDIEDRAYWVRRLELASPEYVITTVEEGRTAIEMCRSRRFDCVVLELKLPDISGFEVLTHLCPVASQPDVAVVILTKLLFTTLSAAARTNGAQSYLIKPQTSGDQLDTAIQKAVARVGPTSKRLPTQAMLNDRESLRGGAESETIDG